From Carya illinoinensis cultivar Pawnee chromosome 5, C.illinoinensisPawnee_v1, whole genome shotgun sequence, one genomic window encodes:
- the LOC122310102 gene encoding uncharacterized protein LOC122310102 has translation MDKSWMHIEDRLRSHEYAEDINQFLSMAQSNAPSSDSIRCPCQDCHDPFHANRSDDEDDGDDTREYIDDVDEMLDDIRVGSFVDDIIGLNASGSDDDNAQPNVGTSRHHTFEQYVEDARRPLYPSCTTYSKLSFIVKLLHIKTIGGWNVKSFNMVLKLLKSAFPSAILPEDYNDARQLERGLGFSYTKIHACPNDCMLFWKDDEDKDECPKCNASRWISMTSKHRVPQKVMRYFPLKPRLQRLYLSKKAAEAMRWHKEGRIDDLNCMRHPADSKVWKDFDSQHDWFAKDSRNVRLGLASDGFNPFNNMSKPYSIWPVILLPYNLPPWSCMKDTYFMLTCLIPGPKSLGNDIDVFLRPLVDELKELWEVGIETYDAFSCDVFRLNASLLWTINDFPAYANLSGWSTKGKLACPVCNVDTDSMWLAFGRKHCYIGHRRWLDLDHPWRKKKRAFNGANEVQIQPAKLSAQAIFESLSVVPNVQFGKSSRKRKRAPQELNWTKKSIFFDLPY, from the exons ATGGATAAatcttggatgcatattgaagatagattgcgGTCTCATGAATATGCCGAAGACATTAATCAATTCTTATCAATGGCTCAATCCAATGCTCCTTCCAGTGACTCAATTAGGTGTCCTTGTCAGGACTGTC atgatccttTTCATGCCAACCGGTCAGACGATGAGGATGATGGAGATGATACTAGAGAGTACATTGATGACGTcgatgagatgttagatgacattcgTGTGGGATCCTTCGTGGATGATATTATCGGTTTAAATGCTAGTGGCAGTGATGATGATAATGCACAGCCCAACGTTGGGACTTCTAGACACCATACGTTTGAACAGTACGTCGAGGATGCACGACGTCCACTATATCCATCGTGTACAACCTACTCAAAGCTATCATTTATAGTGAAGTTGCTTCACATCAAGACAATCGGGGGTTGGAACGTGAAGTCATTTAACATGGTGCTAAAGCTATTGAAGTCTGCATTCCCGAGTGCTATCTTACCTGAAGACTATAATGATGCACGTCAGCTAGAGCGTGGGTTGGGATTTAGTTACACCAAAATCCATGCATGCCCAAATGACTGTATGTTGTTTTGGAAAGatgatgaagacaaagatgaatgCCCTAAATGCAACGCATCTAGGTGGATCTCAATGACGAGTAAACATCGGGTACCTCAGAAAGTGATGCGTTATTTTCCATTGAAGCCTAGGTTGCAACGCCTTTATCTATCAAAGAAGGCAGCAGAAGCCATGCGATGGCATAAAGAGGGCCGTATTGATGATTTGAACTGTATGAGGCATCCAGCTGATTCCAAAGTTTGGAAAGATTTTGACAGTCAACATGATTGGTTTGCCAAAGATTCTCGTAATGTCCGTCTTGGACTGGCCAGTGATGGGTTCAACCCGTTCAATAACATGAGCAAGCCCTATAGTATATGGCCAGTAATACTTCTACCTTACAACTTGCCACCTTGGTCTTGCATGAAAGACACATACTTTATGTTGACCTGTTTGATACCTGGTCCTAAATCACTCGGAAATGATATCGATGTCTTCCTGCGTCCTTTAGTTGATGAGTTGAAAGAATTATGGGAGGTTGGTATTGAGACATATGATGCATTCAGTTGTGATGTTTTCCGATTAAATGCATCTTTACTTTGGACTATAAATGACTTCCCTGCATATGCCAAtctttctgggtggagcacGAAGGGGAAGTTAGCATGTCCTGTATGTAATGTTGATACCGATTCTATGTGGTTGGCGTTTGGGCGTAAACATTGTTATATTGGCCACCGTCGATGGTTGGATCTGGACCAcccttggagaaagaaaaaacgtGCTTTCAATGGTGCCAACGAGGTTCAGATTCAGCCAGCAAAGCTTTCGGCCCAAGCTATATTTGAATCATTATCCGTGGTCCCGAACGTGCAATTCGGGAAAAGTTCACGGAAGAGGAAACGGGCACCACAAGAATTAAACTGGACAAAGAAAAGCATCTTCTTCGATCTCCCATACTAG
- the LOC122310099 gene encoding uncharacterized protein LOC122310099, which translates to MKILSWNCRELGNPRTIQSLGLLTKAKGPEVVFLMETKLWYKRAHLVAKKLNYEGCLVVEAIGRSGGLLLLWKQDVKVELLNYSQRHINVFITDEPGGSRWLLTCFYGNPEVSQRKGSFELLNSFKPTDMGCCVIGDYNEILTNNEKVGGRVRSEGQMDLFRQVLVKGSLFDLGWRRDKFTWSNRHENESFTKERLDRVLANQQWMEGFVNYQVDILPAICSDHKPVLLSCLFANSEQTFAPRSFKYEATWSREEGCSNLVATEWQKQMGSGSKLASVQAKLEACSKKLRQWSRHIDQDILQAIKEKTRLINQLQRDEGPSNMQSQKQLQMEIEFLLEQEDNKWKQRAKRHWLEKGDRNTKFYHACVNQRRKKNTIK; encoded by the coding sequence ATGAAAAttctaagttggaactgtcgggagcttgggaacccccgaacAATTCAAAGTCTTGGCCTTCTAACCAAGGCAAAAGGTCCCGAGGTGGTgtttttaatggaaacaaagttaTGGTATAAACGGGCTCACTTGGTGGCAAAGAAGCTTAATTATGAAGGGTGCCTTGTAGTTGAGGCTATTGGTAGAAGTGGTGGGCTTCTTCTGTTATGGAAGCAGGATGTCAAAGTGGAATTACTGAATTATTCCCAAAGACATATTAATGTCTTTATTACTGATGAACCAGGTGGCTCTCGGTGGCTTCTTACTTGTTTTTATGGTAATCCTGAGGTTAGTCAGAGAAAGGGTAGTTTTGAATTATTGAATTCTTTCAAACCTACTGATATGGGGTGCTGTGTCATTGGGGACTATAATGAAATTCTTACTAATAATGAAAAAGTTGGAGGAAGAGTAAGGAGTGAGGGTCAAATGGACTTGTTTAGACAGGTTCTTGTTAAGGGTTCTCTTTTTGATTTAGGATGGAGAAGGGACAAGTTCACATGGTCTAATCGTCATGAAAATGAATCTTTTACTAAAGAGAGGCTTGATAGAGTGTTAGCTAATCAACAATGGATGGAGGGTTTTGTCAATTACCAGGTGGACATTCTTCCTGCTATTTGTTCAGACCATAAGCCAGTTTTGCTTTCTTGCCTTTTTGCAAATAGTGAACAAACATTTGCACCTCGTAGCTTTAAATATGAAGCTACTTGGAGCCGAGAAGAAGGGTGCAGTAATCTAGTAGCTACTGAATGGCAGAAGCAGATGGGGAGTGGGTCTAAGCTAGCTAGTGTACAAGCTAAGCTAGAAGCCTGCAGTAAGAAACTAAGGCAGTGGAGCAGGCATATTGACCAGGACATATTACAAGCAATTAAGGAAAAGACAAGACTCATTAATCAGCTTCAAAGAGATGAGGGACCTAGCAACATGCAGAGTCAGAAACAATTGCAAATGGAGATAGAATTTCTGTTGGAACAAGAAGATAataaatggaaacaaagagctaaAAGGCATTGGCTTGAGAAAGGAGATAGGAATACCAAGTTCTATCATGCGTGTGTTaatcaaagaaggaagaaaaatactATCAAATAG
- the LOC122310101 gene encoding uncharacterized protein LOC122310101 yields MVQTPINLLDSEAKVVDLINVENRAWQTNMLDAVFNKEDSELIASLPISIRGDNDKLIWVNSCNGRFSVKSAYFLDTDLRRHPFGILARKQIVNDGSCPVCTKEVETILHVLWSCPAATDVWGEAISPVKKWHIAYEDFSVLWRDLSTRLEAEQLDQIAVVLYQLWKRRNRWVFDNKFQSPSIIYKHATDELEIFKQVGLLQKQQVADTGMQNQERVRVLWEPAGANCYNFNFDVAFDKNNNTIGIGGVLRDSRREAEIMLSAPRAHVPSVFHAECYALIRVMELCHDLRISNVIFEGDAKQVIDSINGQHVDCSWQRQLIEDIQFLLARQTTWRVRFVKREANHAAHATAQYGKFLISEAVWMEEGPSEIMSFVLSDKECIPF; encoded by the exons ATGGTGCAAACTCCCATTAACCTACTAGACTCTGAAGCCAAAGTGGTTGATTTAATTAATGTGGAAAATAGAGCATGGCAGACCAATATGTTAGATGCTGTGTTTAATAAAGAAGATTCTGAACTGATTGCTAGTCTACCTATTAGTATTAGAGGAGACAATGATAAGCTCATATGGGTGAATTCGTGTAATGGGAGGTTTTCTGTTAAGTCTGCCTATTTCTTGGATACTGATCTGAGAAGGCACCCTTTTG GTATACTAGCTAGAAAACAGATTGTGAATGATGGGTCTTGTCCTGTTTGCACTAAAGAGGTGGAGACTATTTTGCATGTCCTTTGGTCTTGTCCTGCCGCAACAGATGTTTGGGGTGAAGCAATCAGTCCTGTGAAGAAATGGCACATAGCCTATGAGGACTTTTCTGTCCTATGGAGGGATTTGTCCACAAGGTTAGAGGCTGAGCAGTTGGACCAGATAGCTGTAGTGTTGTATCAGTTATGGAAAAGAAGGAATAGGTGGGTCTTTGATAACAAATTCCAAAGTCCatctattatttacaaacatgCTACAGATGAGCTTGAAATATTCAAACAGGTAGGATTGTTGCAGAAACAGCAAGTTGCTGATACAGGAATGCAGAATCAAGAGAGGGTCCGAGTATTATGGGAACCAGCTGGGGCAAACTGCTATAATTTCAACTTTGATGTagcatttgataaaaataacaacACTATAGGAATTGGAGGAGTGTTGAGAGATTCTAGGAGAGAAGCAGAGATTATGCTTTCTGCTCCAAGGGCACATGTTCCTTCTGTTTTTCATGCAGAGTGTTATGCTCTTATTCGGGTCATGGAATTATGCCATGATCTAAGGATATCAAATGTTATTTTTGAGGGTGATGCTAAGCAGGTAATTGATAGTATCAATGGACAACATGTAGACTGCTCGTGGCAGAGACAGTTGATTGAAGACATTCAGTTTCTACTAGCTAGGCAGACTACCTGGAGGGTGAGGTTTGTAAAGAGAGAGGCAAATCATGCTGCTCATGCTACTGCACAATATGGCAAGTTTCTAATCTCTGAAGCAGTCTGGATGGAAGAGGGGCCAAGTGAGATTATGTCTTTTGTTTTGAGTGACAAAGAATGTATTCCCTTTTGA
- the LOC122311419 gene encoding uncharacterized protein LOC122311419 isoform X2, producing the protein MYVTKFLSDYQKDPSSLFLPPPEGPNSGVLVIQDEEAEPTCCFGLCKSHMITDLPFPQNKKLTLRYSTGVGDKNRVERFYAALIPVLNQPLSSNRYYAIKTRGRHIGEAYANSKEDDKGTCCCFNYIKDVPPRPLDPNEMHQQFEIHPNETSCGRSGFVAKPIASDGFLPRFLANKGWQVHTSTPQNFSLGEASGLDTTLRARLPDFSFPLSCKSSQNVVVGMWYSPFMFIREETPKDQMTRSMYYEISLEQKWEQVFSCEMSESQGNAVVVETVVQREEVLIAGMEVVDVNVVDGVMWFKSFGNGGGEVSVGLSMLVVERMKWEQTRVGWVGGNERQVALKRVEELGGSAGEWIKFGLYVLVERFVVKRMDGSLVLTYDFKHINQARAKWE; encoded by the exons ATGTATGTGACGAAGTTTCTTTCTGACTACCAAAAGGATCCTTCTTCCCTCTTCCTGCCACCCCCTGAAGGCCCAAACTCCGGTGTTCTGGTCATCCAAGATGAAGAAGCCGAGCCTACTTGTTGCTTCGGATTATGCAAGAGTCATATGATCACGGACCTGCCTTTCCCTCAGAACAAGAAACTCACGCTCCGATATTCAACGGGAGTTGGCGATAAGAATCGTGTTGAGAGATTTTACGCTGCCTTGATTCCGGTTCTTAATCAGCCACTGTCTTCCAATCGGTACTATGCCATAAAGACACGCGGGAGGCATATAGG GGAAGCATATGCAAATTCCAAGGAAGATGACAAGGGAACCTGTTGCTGCTTCAACTATATTAAGGATGTACCGCCAAGACCTTTGGATCCCAACGAGATGCACCAGCAATTCGAGATTCATCCCAACGAAACTTCATGTGGAAGGTCTGGTTTTGTTGCCAAACCCATAGCTTCAGATGGATTCCTTCCACGGTTCCTCGCAAATAAAGGGTGGCAAGTGCATACCTCAACTCCCCAAAATTTCAGTTTAGGTGAAGCATCGGGCCTAGACACTACCCTCCGAGCTCGCCTCCCGGATTTCAGTTTCCCGCTATCGTGTAAGAGTTCTCAAAACGTAGTTGTTGGAATGTGGTATTCTCCTTTCATGTTTATAAGGGAAGAAACACCGAAAGATCAAATGACCAGATCGATGTACTACGAGATAAGCCTGGAGCAAAAATGGGAACAAGtattttcatgtgaaatgaGTGAGAGCCAAGGCAATGCTGTGGTTGTGGAGACTGTTGTTCAGAGAGAAGAGGTGTTGATTGCTGGGATGGAAGTTGTGGATGTGAATGTGGTTGATGGGGTGATGTGGTTCAAGAGCTTTGGCAATGGAGGAGGAGAAGTCAGTGTTGGTTTGAGCATGTTAGTGGTTGAGAGAATGAAGTGGGAGCAGACAAGGGTTGGATGGGTTGGGGGAAATGAGAGGCAAGTGGCACTGAAGAGAGTAGAGGAATTGGGAGGGTCAGCTGGGGAGTGGATCAAGTTTGGTCTTTATGTTCTGGTTGAGAGGTTTGTTGTGAAGAGAATGGATGGAAGCCTGGTATTGACCTATGATTTCAAGCACATTAATCAGGCTCGGGCCAAATGGGAATGA
- the LOC122311419 gene encoding uncharacterized protein LOC122311419 isoform X1 produces MYVTKFLSDHQKDPSSLFLPPPEGPDSGVLVIQDEEAEPTCCFGLCKSHTITDLPFPQNKKLTLRYSTGSGQDSHVEHFYAALIPVLNQPLSSNRYYAIKTRGRHKGEAYANSKEDDKGTCCCFNYIKDVPPRPLDPNEMHQQFEIHPNETSCGRSGFVAKPIAPDGFLPRFLANKGWQVHTSTPQNFSLGEASGLDTTLRARLPDFSFPLSYKSSQNVVVGRWYSPFMFIREGTPKDQMTRSMYYEISLEQKWEQVFSCEKSESQGNAVVVETVVQREEVLIAGMEVVDVNVVDGVMWFKSFGNGGGEVSVGLSMLVVERMKWEQTRVGWVGGNERQVALKRVEELGGSAGEWIKFGLYVLVERFVVKRMDGSLVLTYDFKHINQARAKWE; encoded by the exons ATGTATGTGACAAAGTTTCTTTCTGACCACCAAAAGGATCCTTCTTCCCTCTTCCTGCCACCCCCTGAAGGCCCAGACTCCGGTGTTCTGGTCATCCAAGATGAAGAAGCCGAGCCTACTTGTTGCTTCGGATTGTGCAAGAGTCATACGATCACGGACCTGCCTTTCCCTCAGAACAAGAAACTCACGCTCCGGTATTCAACAGGAAGCGGCCAGGACAGTCATGTTGAGCACTTTTACGCTGCCTTGATTCCGGTTCTTAATCAGCCACTGTCTTCCAATCGGTACTATGCCATAAAGACACGCGGGAGGCATAAAGG GGAAGCATATGCAAATTCCAAGGAAGATGACAAGGGAACCTGTTGCTGCTTCAACTATATTAAGGATGTACCGCCAAGACCTTTGGATCCCAACGAGATGCACCAGCAATTCGAGATTCATCCCAACGAAACTTCATGTGGAAGGTCTGGTTTTGTTGCCAAACCCATAGCTCCAGATGGATTCCTTCCACGGTTCCTCGCAAATAAAGGGTGGCAAGTGCATACCTCAACTCCCCAGAATTTCAGTTTAGGTGAAGCATCGGGCCTAGACACTACCCTCCGAGCTCGCCTCCCGGATTTCAGTTTCCCGCTATCGTATAAGAGTTCTCAAAACGTAGTTGTTGGAAGGTGGTATTCTCCTTTCATGTTTATAAGGGAAGGAACACCGAAAGATCAAATGACCAGATCGATGTACTACGAGATAAGCCTGGAGCAAAAATGGGAACAAgtattttcatgtgaaaagaGTGAGAGCCAAGGCAATGCTGTG GTTGTGGAGACTGTTGTTCAGAGAGAAGAGGTGTTGATTGCTGGGATGGAAGTTGTGGATGTGAATGTGGTTGATGGGGTGATGTGGTTCAAGAGCTTTGGCAATGGAGGAGGAGAAGTCAGTGTTGGTTTGAGCATGTTAGTGGTTGAGAGAATGAAGTGGGAGCAGACAAGGGTTGGATGGGTTGGGGGAAATGAGAGGCAAGTGGCACTGAAGAGAGTAGAGGAATTGGGAGGGTCAGCTGGGGAGTGGATCAAGTTTGGTCTTTATGTTCTGGTTGAGAGGTTTGTTGTGAAGAGAATGGATGGAAGCCTGGTATTGACCTATGATTTCAAGCACATTAATCAGGCTCGGGCCAAATGGGAATGA